ACATATTGTCCAATCGCTGCTATGTATGCCAACCACATTCTGTAATTTGGGATATCGACTTGTAGTTGCCAAGTATCCGTCGCCTTCCATATCAGCAATAAAGggttttaatatttcaataaactgtttcttttttatttgtttctccATCACACTTACAACTACAACTATATCATGGCCGGTTATTTTGAGATGACCTTTGGTGTCGGTTAATCTTCcaccattttcttttaaaatgatttcCATCGATTCTATAAGTTCGGGCGGGAAATTGTGTGAAGCATTTCTCATAGACTTAACCAATGGCGGAAACCAATCGGCATTGTAATAATTTTCTAGTAGTTTTGGTTTTGTGGTGAAAAGACACAGCATCCATTGGACAtgcaaatcaaatattttctcAGACAATTGTAAGCAAGTTTTAAATGAAGTTTCATTTGTTGAATCAATAACTTTGAGAATAGATTTGGTCAATATCTCGGCATGTTTGTATTCCAAATCAAAGTCGTTCTTACATTGTGTTTGCTGAGCAATGAGAAGATATGTCGCAATGCTTGTTACATACTGTTCAAAAATTTGCAACATTCTCGCATCACAAACAGGGTACAGCGTTTTGGAATTCATTCGTACTTTCCCAATTTGTTTTTTAGCATCTTCAAGtgcatttttttgctttttcaaAATCCGTTCATATCTtggatgaaaacaaataatttctcTGCAACATGGACATTTTGAAACAAAGTCATTTGTTATTTCATCTATATAAGCGTCAAGATAACTGCTTTCAAAAGAATGACCACATTGTAACAATGTAACAATTTTGTTAGATTTACTAGTATCTTTGAAAATATACTTGTCCGGTTTACAATCCACACACTCCAGTGGACATGGTTCACCACAGTAACCAGGACACAAATGGCCACAAGACAAAGTCCTATCACAGTCATTACAACATCTTTGACGGTTGCATTCTTCAAAGCATAGTTGTGTACACTTATAATGTATACACTCCCATGGACATTTTTCCTTACACGGTTCGCACGGATCATTGCATTTAGAACGACATTTTGAATGTGGACATGCAAATACACAAGACGTTTGACACGGACTGCACTTCATACAAGCTTTACTTTGACAGGCATGACCGCATAACAATTCTTTTTCACAGTGGCTTTTGCATTCACTATGGCGGGATTTTATTCGACATGAATAACATGACCCCGGACAGGGATGTCCACATGGCAATGATATTTCACACTTTTGATCACATGTTTTTTCCTTCGACTCACTGCATACgctttttataaaatgaccacatgCTAGTGTCTTGTCTACGAGTTTCTTGCATTTAGGTATTTTGGTACTTGATTTTTTCCAACATTGCAAAGTTATCGTATGTCTACAGTCGGAACGCATGTGAGCTACAGCCtctgaacatttaatttctggTAGCGTGTTTGTTACTTTCTCCCAGCATTTTATCGTAGCTGAATGTCCGCATTTTTCCAACTTAATTTTAACCTCTACGGTACATTTTACGTCTGAAACATTTGCTGAACACACAACCATTTTCATATGTCTACATATAGGCAAAGATTTTAGGACTACAAATTTACACGATATAGTTTCGGGGTCTGTATGGCATTCCATTTCCTGAGTATGGCCGCATGAAATAAGAACTTTCTTCACCATAGTTTTACAGGGATATACTTTAGCGTCAGCTGAGCATGGAATACTTTGTTGATGTTGACAGCGTTCTAAAATTGTTTCGATGAGCTCTCTGCAGTCACAGGAAAACGGGAAATGACAGGATTTTAAACACTGATGATCGTTTTTGCATATTTCAATGCATTTGACGGTACATTTGATTGAATTACTTCTGTGACATTCATGTGTCTTGGAATGCTTGCATTCGAAGACAGTGGTAACATTTGCTTTACATTTAACCAGCGTGACATCTTGATGGCACGGGAGCATTATTTTATGGTCACAGTATAGAAAATCTTTTTCTACGTAGACACTGCATTTGTTTTCCGTCTGATAATTCGTATCAGAACATTTCCTTACATATTCATGACCacaatcatctcttttgtcagGAATAACAATCTCGCATGTGTGACTCCcaacataattaaaatcatAGCAATATCTTTCATATTCATGTTTACATGAAAACCATTGTTTCGTTACAATTTCATTGCATTTATGAGTGTTCTCATACAATTTGTCATGACACTGTCTTTGATATTCGTGTCCACATGGTGTTCTGTTCATTGTTACAGTAACGTTGCACTTAGTCAACTTTTCAACTTTGGTGTCGAAACAATACCGTTTAATCACGTGGTCACAGGATGATcgtttttcttttatcaaaacCTTACAATCACTTATTACCTCATAAAAGACGTTATGACACTGACGTTCAAATTCGTGTCCACACTTTGATCGTTTCCCTGTTACGACTGTGACACACATGTGGCGTTTTGGATCAACATGACATTTCATAGTTGCAGCATGTCCACATGATAAAGTTTTTGTTACTTCAACTGGACAGATGTATTTAGAATAATCTACATGGCACTGTAGATTAGCTGTGTGTCCACATTTTAGTTCTCTGTCAACAAAAACTTTACAGATAATAGTTTCTGGATCGATGCAACATTTCATAGTTGCAGGATGTCCACATGATAAAGTTCTTGTTACTTCAACTGGACACGGGTATTTAGAATAATCCACATGACACTGAAGATTAGCTGTGTGGTCACATTTTAGTTCCCGTGTCATTACTACACTACAACTACATATATCACCAAAATGACATCTCTTACGACATTTATGTCCTTCTACACAAGCCAGTGTACATTGTTTCTTGCATTTATATGCCTCATGTTCCCTGTCAAATGGGTGACAATCGTATCGACAAGCATGTCCACATGATAATCGAAATTCACATGGAAGTGCACAACCTCcatcttttacttttttgaagTCACTAGGCGACTCGGCTAGAATTCCTTCGTGGGATGGATGATTTTGGCAGTACAGAGGTAACGCCTTCCCAAGCGATGGATATTTGGGACCTGTTTCGTTTTCATCATTGTTTTCCTCTTCAAATTGTAGTTTTTTAATGATAGTCTGCCAGTGCTGAGACTTCATGGTCAATGTAGAGCTGTTTCCTATTATGAAAAGACCTTGTTTAGCTCTTGACAAAGCCACGCAAATTCTGTTTTCCCGATTTAAGAATCCAATGTCGCCTTTGGTATTGCTGCGCACTAATGATAACAGAATGATTTCATTTTCTTCGCCTTGATAATTGTCAAGCACACAAATGTTCACTCCTTCGAATTTCGATCTAggcattttttcttttatacagAACATCTGACCAGTGTATGCTGCAATGATCGTTATATCAGATGGTTTATATCCTTGTTTTAGCAGATACAGACATAGCTCTTTGAGGTATTCAGcttcatattcatttgaaaaactTCTTCCTTCATCCTTGAAAGCTTCCTGTTTGTTATGCGTGATGAAGAACAAACTCTTATGAATTCCTTTAATAGGCGGATACTCATATACATTTTCGTTGTCATAAAGAACATCATATATGTGGCGTACCAGTTTAGATATTTCTGGTCTCATTCGATGTTGTCTTTGAAGGCAGTGGTAACTCAACTCGTTCTTTATCATTCTTTCAAACAGGGAAACAGATAAATTAAATCTAGTCGCAAGATCATAAACAGCTGGTTTTGGTTCTAATTGCTTGTGATCCCctatcaaaatcaaatgtttacatCGTGAGCTAATTGCAGTTATAATATGGGGTTCTGGTACTTCTGCTGCTTCTTCAATAATTGTGATTAAAGGTCCAACTTTGTTTAACGATTCGCTGTATCGTGCTGCATTGGTTGTAGTCATGGCGATAACCGTTGTCTGTTGCATGATAAATTCGTCTAATTCCCTACTGGCACGCATGTAGTCGTCAAATATCTCATTAAAGTCCTGTTCACTGGTGCGTAGCTGTTCATGTAGTATTTTGATGTACTGCATTAACCAATATCGATACATTTTCCAACGATCTTCCATCGAAAGTATCCAGATATTTTTTACGTTAATGACTTGGTCCTCTGACATGTTCTCGCCATAGTGCAATTCCTTTGCTGCTTTCTCTTTTTCCAACCGCAAAATTAATCTACACTTTTCCTCAAGTTTATCTGTTCTCTTTAGCTGATTTTCGTATTGCATGTCCAGATCGAGACCGATAGTATCAGTATTGAGCGAAAAATCAACATCATCAACCTCTAAGTACCGCTCGTTGAACGCATGCTCCGACTCAGAAATCACTGTAATTAACTCTTCCTCTTTATGTTCAGTCTCCATTGCTATAAGTTGATCTTTGATTTCTTTGTCAGTTTGTTGGTTTTGATAATGCTTATTCACTTCTTTATTCCATGACTGTTCTAACACTTGTAGCCACTGTAACCAACCATCACTTTTACTGTCTCCAAACTGATTTGCATGATTTTCTGAAAGGACAAATTTTAGAATGTCGAACCATAAAACAATGTTTCTGCTTTGTAATGCCTCAATTGTTTCTCGGATctctttaatttgtcttttagccgCTGTTGCTTTTTCAAGTACACCTGCTCGGTGATTTACAAATTCCCGCTTAGCTTTTCTTCGAAAATTTTTGATCGAAAGTTCTTCAATTTTTGGATTTTTAGACCGGGCACCAAATCTAACTACTCTGGGAAAACgaccatcaaataaattttccggcataaaatttacaattccTTCAACAAACTGATCTAATGCATGGTTTGTATAACAAACGACTAACATGTACGGTTTCGGTAATGCTTCAGGTCTTCGAAAGTTACGAGTAGGTTGTGTATCCTCCTCATCCACACCAGTGAAATCCATTTGTATCCATTTGCTACTATTATGCAGCAATGCTTTAGCAATTTGCAATCCAAGGTACGTCTTTCCAGTTCCTGGTGGACCTTGAATGAGCACAAATTCCTTCGTAAGTGCTGAAATAAACGCTTTCCTCTGCGATTCATCCATCTTAAGTACAGAAGTTGACGGCCAGTCTTCCTGAAACAACCTTACATCAGTTGAAGGTGTCTGTTTAGGTATACCAATTCTTCGATATCCATGTTGAGCATTTTCTATGCCAATACGGGAATTTTCAATCAAAGGTCTTAAATCATATACAcaatcttttaaaatgtacGATGGCATACCAACATCTTTTTCACAATGAACAAGATATCGTTGGAAGGGGAAGGTGTCCTCCTTAATGCGCTGTAAGGCTTTTAGTACATGTTTGTAAGCTTCAAAATACGCAGATGTCGCCTCTATCATTATGCCACATTCATTTCTTGGAAGCTTGTTGTGAATTCCAGATTTAAAAACTTGTACAGTAAAGCAGCCTTTCTTTTGTAAAGTTTCTCTTTCACTGTCAGCTACAACGGCGAAGAAAATTGTGTTGAACCGATCAAAAGAAACAAGCAATAAAGCACCATAAATAAGTCTCTTTGATTTCATCCagtttatctttttacaatgtGTCGGGTCTAGTTGTAGTTCAAAGACTTCCCCGGAATCAATAGAGGTACTTTGGTTCACTACTGACACGTTTCGATAGACGAGGCCACTTTCTAATCCAAATTTTCCGCTCCGAATTTCTctatctttctgtttgaactcCATAAGAGCATCTCGGAGAGGTGACACACAGTCTTCCCTGTACAACCTAAACTGTACATCTAAATAATGATCTAAACTCAAATATGTCCCGTTAACTTTGTTCCGTCTAAGAAAATTGGGATCATATAAAACATCGATTTGTCCAGGAACGACTGACATAGTTCGGAAATCCTCTGGAGGGGTAAACTGGTCTTCAATGTCTtgctttttaacatgttttggcTTTGATCGTTCTTCAGCGATCTTCATTAtgtcatttttcaattcaaaaataAAGTCAACCATCTTATGTTTGTCTTCGCAATCATCGCATTCGTTTACTTGTCCTTTCAAAAATTCTACCAGTCCAATAACGTGTGGAGTTGTACACAAATGAGGCATACGTATGTATAATTCCTGAAGTATTGTAATATAATCGGataataaacaatgaaaatcaTGATCACCAGAGTTGTTACATGTTACCCCTACCAGCAATGGAATACTCCTGGTTGTAATCAGTGAAGAATCCGACAGCATATTCAACAGCTGTATGACCTCCTGTGTCCTTCTATGTGCCGTACAAGTAGAAGCCTTTGCTATAAGATGGACAAGTAAAGATAAATGATCATCTGATAATTTCGTATTATCAATCGCTCTATTAATAACGTTCATTTCCTTTAACAATATCTCTAATAACTCTTCATTTTGAAGGTttgatttgtatagtttctCTATAAAATCTGCAGGTTGAAGTTTGCCTGGACTTTTTGAAGCCATTGTcaatgggtttttttctgtttgattacctaaaaataaattcaagtaATTCTTACTAAGTCTTATTGTTACTTTTCGAAAtggtttcttttaaataaatttaaaaaagtcatattaaaataaatataaatttcatgaaaaccCTTTCAtctatattcaaacaattttaaatcataatatgTGGACCAGCATACGGATATc
Above is a window of Mytilus trossulus isolate FHL-02 chromosome 4, PNRI_Mtr1.1.1.hap1, whole genome shotgun sequence DNA encoding:
- the LOC134715219 gene encoding NFX1-type zinc finger-containing protein 1-like, whose amino-acid sequence is MASKSPGKLQPADFIEKLYKSNLQNEELLEILLKEMNVINRAIDNTKLSDDHLSLLVHLIAKASTCTAHRRTQEVIQLLNMLSDSSLITTRSIPLLVGVTCNNSGDHDFHCLLSDYITILQELYIRMPHLCTTPHVIGLVEFLKGQVNECDDCEDKHKMVDFIFELKNDIMKIAEERSKPKHVKKQDIEDQFTPPEDFRTMSVVPGQIDVLYDPNFLRRNKVNGTYLSLDHYLDVQFRLYREDCVSPLRDALMEFKQKDREIRSGKFGLESGLVYRNVSVVNQSTSIDSGEVFELQLDPTHCKKINWMKSKRLIYGALLLVSFDRFNTIFFAVVADSERETLQKKGCFTVQVFKSGIHNKLPRNECGIMIEATSAYFEAYKHVLKALQRIKEDTFPFQRYLVHCEKDVGMPSYILKDCVYDLRPLIENSRIGIENAQHGYRRIGIPKQTPSTDVRLFQEDWPSTSVLKMDESQRKAFISALTKEFVLIQGPPGTGKTYLGLQIAKALLHNSSKWIQMDFTGVDEEDTQPTRNFRRPEALPKPYMLVVCYTNHALDQFVEGIVNFMPENLFDGRFPRVVRFGARSKNPKIEELSIKNFRRKAKREFVNHRAGVLEKATAAKRQIKEIRETIEALQSRNIVLWFDILKFVLSENHANQFGDSKSDGWLQWLQVLEQSWNKEVNKHYQNQQTDKEIKDQLIAMETEHKEEELITVISESEHAFNERYLEVDDVDFSLNTDTIGLDLDMQYENQLKRTDKLEEKCRLILRLEKEKAAKELHYGENMSEDQVINVKNIWILSMEDRWKMYRYWLMQYIKILHEQLRTSEQDFNEIFDDYMRASRELDEFIMQQTTVIAMTTTNAARYSESLNKVGPLITIIEEAAEVPEPHIITAISSRCKHLILIGDHKQLEPKPAVYDLATRFNLSVSLFERMIKNELSYHCLQRQHRMRPEISKLVRHIYDVLYDNENVYEYPPIKGIHKSLFFITHNKQEAFKDEGRSFSNEYEAEYLKELCLYLLKQGYKPSDITIIAAYTGQMFCIKEKMPRSKFEGVNICVLDNYQGEENEIILLSLVRSNTKGDIGFLNRENRICVALSRAKQGLFIIGNSSTLTMKSQHWQTIIKKLQFEEENNDENETGPKYPSLGKALPLYCQNHPSHEGILAESPSDFKKVKDGGCALPCEFRLSCGHACRYDCHPFDREHEAYKCKKQCTLACVEGHKCRKRCHFGDICSCSVVMTRELKCDHTANLQCHVDYSKYPCPVEVTRTLSCGHPATMKCCIDPETIICKVFVDRELKCGHTANLQCHVDYSKYICPVEVTKTLSCGHAATMKCHVDPKRHMCVTVVTGKRSKCGHEFERQCHNVFYEVISDCKVLIKEKRSSCDHVIKRYCFDTKVEKLTKCNVTVTMNRTPCGHEYQRQCHDKLYENTHKCNEIVTKQWFSCKHEYERYCYDFNYVGSHTCEIVIPDKRDDCGHEYVRKCSDTNYQTENKCSVYVEKDFLYCDHKIMLPCHQDVTLVKCKANVTTVFECKHSKTHECHRSNSIKCTVKCIEICKNDHQCLKSCHFPFSCDCRELIETILERCQHQQSIPCSADAKVYPCKTMVKKVLISCGHTQEMECHTDPETISCKFVVLKSLPICRHMKMVVCSANVSDVKCTVEVKIKLEKCGHSATIKCWEKVTNTLPEIKCSEAVAHMRSDCRHTITLQCWKKSSTKIPKCKKLVDKTLACGHFIKSVCSESKEKTCDQKCEISLPCGHPCPGSCYSCRIKSRHSECKSHCEKELLCGHACQSKACMKCSPCQTSCVFACPHSKCRSKCNDPCEPCKEKCPWECIHYKCTQLCFEECNRQRCCNDCDRTLSCGHLCPGYCGEPCPLECVDCKPDKYIFKDTSKSNKIVTLLQCGHSFESSYLDAYIDEITNDFVSKCPCCREIICFHPRYERILKKQKNALEDAKKQIGKVRMNSKTLYPVCDARMLQIFEQYVTSIATYLLIAQQTQCKNDFDLEYKHAEILTKSILKVIDSTNETSFKTCLQLSEKIFDLHVQWMLCLFTTKPKLLENYYNADWFPPLVKSMRNASHNFPPELIESMEIILKENGGRLTDTKGHLKITGHDIVVVVSVMEKQIKKKQFIEILKPFIADMEGDGYLATTSRYPKLQNVVGIHSSDWTICQKGHAMSMSMDSSCHRCDGNDNQQTEFEYYDALHFAAHELTKLSSNIENKMSVGGDVRHTNSPKKLKNPSKNKLDSEPCHDGRGQKRRGRGKGTEKKMQVKTGTKDGNASRVGTDRSVEYERDGHRDNNHDKGSRGYRGRVRPDGRSQEINGGQGRGNNRGRGRVRGPEDNKLGNEGPVGRSQKINRGPGRGNNRGRGRGRGHEDNKLGNEGPVGRSQEINRGPGRGNNRGRGRGHDHEDNKLGNEGPVGRSQELNGGQGRGNNRGRGRGRSHEDTKYNNENRGGRSLDFIRGQGRGRGRGRGHEGNNDGDEIPDFRSRDFSRDRHQDDSNDRGCGRGRGGNRGGRGRGRRGR